Proteins from one Primulina huaijiensis isolate GDHJ02 chromosome 18, ASM1229523v2, whole genome shotgun sequence genomic window:
- the LOC140964807 gene encoding uncharacterized protein isoform X1 gives METEDLINLPSSNIPGGGDVKVNPCETGCEANEAKLVSHFEVEDMLVVEDHANQSDGYLENASVLKGTDNGQDVVNNTPSQLRSFEIIEAAAAAETGTSIESSVHFQNGPLSVQSENSSRNLMKVGARLSSQEIGFCSVSGVKRPRMTVDEKQPSVHVIYTSLTKDSKQKLEELLQEWSQWNAHNCPSSNDLNVLQSGEETYFPALRIDLDKSSAVVFWVDDEMKNPSSKELIPLDGMSVPIYDREFSLALTSADVSSSLDGGKSLDTSRCFNCGSYSHALRDCPKPRDNVAVNNARKQHKSAKRNQHSASRNSTRYYQDSQVKKYVGLVPGALDAETRKLLGLGEFDPPPWLNRMREIGYPPAYLEPDEEDQPSGITIFGDDTIKEEPEDGEILGTSYTKSFTNMSVEFPGINSPIPEKADERLWAPCYSSSSHFGDRSLPRYIQSYEYLSHMSQGQYHERRQSRDVEDDGPPGCEPGMSPSLSNHFDRYVDHDWSYESLNSQISPSMSWSSTFGRSLSDRGRRRPLTRDNGSSNHGRYGTY, from the exons ATGGAAACCGAGGATTTAATCAACCTTCCTTCTTCAAATATCCCGGGAGGAGGAGATGTGAAAGTTAATCCCTGTGAAACTGGTTGTGAAGCCAACGAAGCTAAGTTGGTATCACATTTTGAGGTAGAAGACATGCTCGTTGTTGAGGATCATGCAAACCAGTCTGATGGCTACCTTGAAAATGCTTCTGTTCTCAAGGGAACTGACAATGGACAAGATGTGGTTAACAATACCCCTTCCCAGCTGCGAagttttgaaattattgaaGCTGCTGCTGCAGCAGAGACAGGGACTTCTATTGAATCTTCAGTGCATTTTCAAAATGGACCCCTATCTGTTCAAAGtgaaaacagttcaagaaatctTATGAAAGTTGGAGCCCGTCTTAGTAGTCAGGAAATAGGCTTCTGTT CAGTATCCGGTGTTAAAAGACCCCGGATGACTGTGGATGAAAAGCAACCATCAGTGCATGTTATATACACCTCTCTGACCAA AGATAGTAAACAAAAGCTGGAGGAGTTATTGCAGGAGTGGTCTCAATGGAATGCACACAACTGCCCATCATCAAAT GATTTAAATGTTCTTCAATCTGGAGAAGAGACCTACTTCCCAGCTCTTCGCATTGACTTGGATAAGTCTTCTGCTGTG GTCTTTTGGGTGGATGACGAAATGAAAAACCCATCAAGTAAAGAACTGATACCATTGGATGGAATGTCTGTCCCTATTTATGATCGTGAATTTTCTTTAGCTCTGACTTCTGCTGATGTTTCCAGTAGTTTGGATGG AGGGAAAAGTTTAGATACTTCCCGGTGTTTCAACTGTGGCTCATACAGCCATGCACTAAGAGATTGCCCTAAGCCTCGTGATAATGTCGCTGTCAATAATGCCCGGAAGCAGCATAAGTCTGCCAAAAGAAACCAACATTCAGCTTCTCGTAATTCAACTCGATATTATCAAGATTCTCAGGTCAAAAAATATGTTGGTCTGGTGCCTGGTGCCCTTGATGCTGAAACTCGAAAATTATTGGGACTTGGG GAGTTTGATCCACCTCCATGGCTTAACAGAATGCGAGAAATAGGATATCCACCTGCCTATTTAG AACCCGACGAGGAGGATCAGCCGTCGGGGATTACAATTTTTGGAGATGACACAATTAAGGAAGAACCTGAAGATGGGGAAATTCTTGGTACAAGTTATACTAAATCATTCACCAACATGAGTGTTGAATTTCCAGGAATAAACTCTCCAATCCCAGAAAAAGCAGATGAAAGACTCTGGGCACCTTGCTATTCAAGTTCAAGTCATTTTGGAGACCGTTCCCTCCCTAGATACATTCAGTCATATGAATATCTGAGCCATATGAGCCAAGGGCAATATCACGAGAGAAGGCAGTCTAGGGACGTTGAAGATGATGGACCTCCTGGCTGCGAACCTGGAATGAGCCCTTCTTTATCGAATCATTTTGATAGATATGTTGATCATGACTGGAGTTATGAATCCCTCAATTCACAGATAAGTCCGTCGATGTCTTGGAGCTCTACATTTGGCAGATCCTTGTCAGATAGAGGTAGACGAAGGCCTTTAACCCGGGACAATGGTTCTTCAAATCATGGTCGATATGGTACTTATTAA
- the LOC140964807 gene encoding uncharacterized protein isoform X2: METEDLINLPSSNIPGGGDVKVNPCETGCEANEAKLVSHFEVEDMLVVEDHANQSDGYLENASVLKGTDNGQDVVNNTPSQLRSFEIIEAAAAAETGTSIESSVHFQNGPLSVQSENSSRNLMKVGARLSSQEIGFCLSGVKRPRMTVDEKQPSVHVIYTSLTKDSKQKLEELLQEWSQWNAHNCPSSNDLNVLQSGEETYFPALRIDLDKSSAVVFWVDDEMKNPSSKELIPLDGMSVPIYDREFSLALTSADVSSSLDGGKSLDTSRCFNCGSYSHALRDCPKPRDNVAVNNARKQHKSAKRNQHSASRNSTRYYQDSQVKKYVGLVPGALDAETRKLLGLGEFDPPPWLNRMREIGYPPAYLEPDEEDQPSGITIFGDDTIKEEPEDGEILGTSYTKSFTNMSVEFPGINSPIPEKADERLWAPCYSSSSHFGDRSLPRYIQSYEYLSHMSQGQYHERRQSRDVEDDGPPGCEPGMSPSLSNHFDRYVDHDWSYESLNSQISPSMSWSSTFGRSLSDRGRRRPLTRDNGSSNHGRYGTY, from the exons ATGGAAACCGAGGATTTAATCAACCTTCCTTCTTCAAATATCCCGGGAGGAGGAGATGTGAAAGTTAATCCCTGTGAAACTGGTTGTGAAGCCAACGAAGCTAAGTTGGTATCACATTTTGAGGTAGAAGACATGCTCGTTGTTGAGGATCATGCAAACCAGTCTGATGGCTACCTTGAAAATGCTTCTGTTCTCAAGGGAACTGACAATGGACAAGATGTGGTTAACAATACCCCTTCCCAGCTGCGAagttttgaaattattgaaGCTGCTGCTGCAGCAGAGACAGGGACTTCTATTGAATCTTCAGTGCATTTTCAAAATGGACCCCTATCTGTTCAAAGtgaaaacagttcaagaaatctTATGAAAGTTGGAGCCCGTCTTAGTAGTCAGGAAATAGGCTTCTGTT TATCCGGTGTTAAAAGACCCCGGATGACTGTGGATGAAAAGCAACCATCAGTGCATGTTATATACACCTCTCTGACCAA AGATAGTAAACAAAAGCTGGAGGAGTTATTGCAGGAGTGGTCTCAATGGAATGCACACAACTGCCCATCATCAAAT GATTTAAATGTTCTTCAATCTGGAGAAGAGACCTACTTCCCAGCTCTTCGCATTGACTTGGATAAGTCTTCTGCTGTG GTCTTTTGGGTGGATGACGAAATGAAAAACCCATCAAGTAAAGAACTGATACCATTGGATGGAATGTCTGTCCCTATTTATGATCGTGAATTTTCTTTAGCTCTGACTTCTGCTGATGTTTCCAGTAGTTTGGATGG AGGGAAAAGTTTAGATACTTCCCGGTGTTTCAACTGTGGCTCATACAGCCATGCACTAAGAGATTGCCCTAAGCCTCGTGATAATGTCGCTGTCAATAATGCCCGGAAGCAGCATAAGTCTGCCAAAAGAAACCAACATTCAGCTTCTCGTAATTCAACTCGATATTATCAAGATTCTCAGGTCAAAAAATATGTTGGTCTGGTGCCTGGTGCCCTTGATGCTGAAACTCGAAAATTATTGGGACTTGGG GAGTTTGATCCACCTCCATGGCTTAACAGAATGCGAGAAATAGGATATCCACCTGCCTATTTAG AACCCGACGAGGAGGATCAGCCGTCGGGGATTACAATTTTTGGAGATGACACAATTAAGGAAGAACCTGAAGATGGGGAAATTCTTGGTACAAGTTATACTAAATCATTCACCAACATGAGTGTTGAATTTCCAGGAATAAACTCTCCAATCCCAGAAAAAGCAGATGAAAGACTCTGGGCACCTTGCTATTCAAGTTCAAGTCATTTTGGAGACCGTTCCCTCCCTAGATACATTCAGTCATATGAATATCTGAGCCATATGAGCCAAGGGCAATATCACGAGAGAAGGCAGTCTAGGGACGTTGAAGATGATGGACCTCCTGGCTGCGAACCTGGAATGAGCCCTTCTTTATCGAATCATTTTGATAGATATGTTGATCATGACTGGAGTTATGAATCCCTCAATTCACAGATAAGTCCGTCGATGTCTTGGAGCTCTACATTTGGCAGATCCTTGTCAGATAGAGGTAGACGAAGGCCTTTAACCCGGGACAATGGTTCTTCAAATCATGGTCGATATGGTACTTATTAA
- the LOC140964060 gene encoding nuclear matrix constituent protein 1-like isoform X2, with protein MFSPPKFWSSTPRSVSAQKNGSISEKVPGLNSTPSNAPASTKGKAVAFVGSGGNMDEESLAERISNLENELFEYQYNLGLLLIEKKEWASKYEEIKEASIEASDAFRSEQAVHLSAMSEAEKREENLKKALGVERQCALELEKALREMRSEYAEIKFNSDSKLAEASALVASVEEKSWEVEAKFHAADTKLAEVNRKSSEIERKLFEIEAQEAALRRERLSFNSERETHMAALSKKREDLREWERKLQEAEERLADGGRLLNQREERANENDKILKQKQNDLEELQTRIEVAKSMLKSKEDDSSIRLANLAVKEKATECIQKSLEVKEKQLLELEEKLNARERLEIQSLVDEHKAILAKKQEEYELEVEQKRKLHDERVKNKVVELEKKEAEIMHMEEKVKKREEAVEKKMEKVREKEMNYESKSKDLKERDKLLKSEVKSLEKDKEHVLAEKEALLIIKAELENLRADIEKQELRLSEEREQLKISEDERLEHAHLQSELKLEIEKCRYQSEQLMKETEELKQEKEKFEKEWEQLDEKRATVKRELEDALDKKKSLEKFRHSEEVKLNNEKQETQQYIQRELESLKLAKDNFAANMEHEKSMLAEKFHNETSELLHDFELRKRELETEVQKKQEEMESGLHEREKSFEKEMEKELDNINNLREMARREMEEMKMERLGMDKEKLDISQIKKHVESQQFEMKKDVEELVDLSKKLKDQREHFLKERERFITFVQEQKSCNICGEIIREFLLSDLHPLSEFKNLEAPQLPRVTENYLETGEGTFERINDGSPHILVNSGSHVAGGSGAMSWLRKCTSKIFKLSPGKKLELDYEPNAQGSSMLYGKQIDVSSPETLPSNESGPKPSPQDASDSFDVQIIESDSGIREVEAVQAPSVDQNSGLKARRQRGKGGKPRSSRTRAAKAVTAGAKAIEEREININGDTENSAFTIEESQTESGLVEIPRNRRKRNHVHLSQTTVSDSHSEDHSDSVKNGNLRKRQQRVVTAEQSFVEKRYNLRRSKRPVALAANGSLAEAEKGEKKETDGHVGEVVPFPGKSKPTENAEIGGVSREEIDVLGADVVPMRSTGKTIEVPVDSSERAGGTHSDHDDLANTSEADMIFSEEANRSAGAMDHNIEELNSASYEEEDDNDSDDGGDNEVVQPGEVSIGKKLWTFLTT; from the exons ATGTTTTCCCCGCCGAAGTTCTGGTCGTCTACGCCAAGGAGCGTGTCGGCTCAAAAGAACGGGTCTATTTCTGAGAAGGTTCCGGGCTTGAACTCTACCCCGAGCAATGCTCCGGCATCAACCAAAGGCAAAGCCGTTGCTTTTGTTGGGAGCGGCGGTAACATGGACGAAGAATCGTTGGCTGAGAGGATATCCAACTTGGAGAATGAG CTTTTTGAGTATCAGTACAATCTTGGGCTTCTTTTGATTGAGAAAAAGGAGTGGGCTTCAAAGTATGAAGAAATTAAAGAAGCTTCAATCGAGGCATCTGATGCTTTCAGAAGTGAACAAGCTGTTCATTTGAGTGCAATGTCTGAAGCTGAGAAACGGGAAGAGAATTTGAAGAAGGCGTTGGGTGTTGAAAGACAGTGCGCACTCGAA CTCGAGAAAGCTTTGCGAGAAATGCGCTCAGAATATGCTGAAATTAAGTTTAATTCTGATTCTAAACTAGCCGAGGCAAGTGCATTAGTTGCCAGTGTTGAAGAAAAATCATGGGAGGTTGAAGCAAAATTCCATGCAGCTGATACCAAACTTGCTGAAGTGAACCGGAAAAGTTCTGAAATTGAGAGGAAGTTATTTGAGATTGAGGCTCAAGAAGCTGCGCTTCGAAGAGAACGGCTCTCCTTTAACTCAGA GCGCGAAACACATATGGCTGCTTTGTCAAAAAAGAGGGAAGACTTGAGGGAGTGGGAACGTAAATTACAGGAAGCTGAAGAGAGACTAGCTGATGGTGGAAGATTACTGAATCAAAGGGAGGAGAGGGCAAACGAGAATGATAAGATCCTGAAGCAAAAACAGAATGACCTTGAAGAGCTGCAAACGAGGATTGAGGTGGCCAAGTCAATGTTGAAGAGCAAAGAAGATGATTCAAGCATCAGACTAGCAAACCTAGCTGTCAAGGAAAAGGCAA CTGAATGTATTCAGAAGAGCTTAGAGGTGAAAGAAAAACAGTTACTTGAATTGGAAGAAAAGTTAAATGCAAGAGAAAGA TTGGAAATTCAGAGTTTGGTGGATGAACACAAAGCCATACTTGCTAAAAAGCAAGAGGAATACGAGCTGGAGGTGGAGCAGAAGAGAAAACTTCATGATGAACGAGTAAAAAATAAGGTAGTTGAATTGGAGAAAAAAGAAGCCGAAATTATGCATATGGAAGAGAAAGTGAAGAAAAGAGAAGAGGCGGTTGAAAAGAAGATGGAGAAAGTGAGGGAGAAGGAAATGAATTATGAATCAAAGTCCAAAGATTTAAAGGAAAGAGATAAGCTGCTTAAAAGCGAAGTGAAAAGCTTGGAGAAGGATAAGGAACACGTGCTTGCTGAAAAGGAAGCCCTGCTCATTATAAAGGCTGAGCTTGAAAATCTTAGGGCTGACATCGAAAAACAGGAGTTAAGATTAAGCGAAGAGAGAGAACAGCTAAAGATATCAGAAGATGAAAGGTTAGAACATGCCCATCTGCAATCCGAATTGAAACTGGAGATAGAGAAATGTAGATACCAAAGTGAACAACTGATGAAGGAAACTGAAGAGTTGaagcaagaaaaagaaaaattcgaGAAAGAATGGGAACAGCTGGATGAAAAAAGAGCCACTGTTAAGAGAGAACTTGAAGATGCTCTTGATAAgaaaaaaagtttagaaaaaTTTAGGCATTCTGAAGAGGTAAAATTAAACAATGAGAAGCAGGAAACACAACAATATATACAGAGGGAATTGGAATCTCTAAAATTGGCAAAAGATAATTTTGCTGCTAACATGGAGCATGAAAAGTCGATGTTGGCAGAAAAATTTCACAATGAAACGAGTGAACTGCTTCATGATTTTGAACTGCGGAAACGTGAACTTGAAACTGAAGTACAGAAGAAGCAGGAGGAGATGGAGAGTGGTTTGCATGAGAGAGAAAAATCATTTGAGAAAGAAATGGAGAAGGAACTCGACAATATTAACAACTTGAGGGAAATGGCCAGAAGAGAAATGGAAGAGATGAAGATGGAAAGACTTGGGATGGATAAAGAAAAACTGGATATTTCACAGATTAAGAAGCACGTAGAATCACAACAGTTTGAGATGAAAAAAGACGTTGAGGAGCTTGTTGACCTGAGTAAGAAATTGAAGGATCAGAGGGAACACTTTCTCAAGGAAAGAGAACGCTTCATTACATTTGTCCAGGAACAGAAAAGCTGCAACATTTGTGGGGAGATAATTCGTGAGTTCTTGCTATCTGATCTCCACCCACTGTCCGAATTTAAAAACCTTGAGGCTCCTCAACTGCCCAGAGTAACAGAGAATTATCTGGAGACGGGTGAAGGCACTTTTGAGAGGATTAATGATGGATCACCCCATATTTTAGTTAATTCTGGATCTCATGTTGCTGGTGGGAGTGGAGCCATGTCTTGGTTGCGAAAATGTACCTCAAAGATATTTAAGTTGTCTCCTGGAAAGAAACTTGAACTTGATTATGAACCTAATGCCCAAGGGTCATCCATGCTCTATGGGAAGCAAATTGATGTGTCCTCACCGGAGACATTGCCAAGCAATGAAAGTGGTCCCAAGCCATCCCCGCAAGACGCAAGTGATTCTTTTGATGTCCAAATAATAGAATCTGATAGTGGCATTAGGGAAGTGGAAGCTGTTCAAGCTCCATCAGTTGATCAAAATTCTGGTTTGAAGGCTCGACGTCAACGTGGTAAGGGAGGCAAGCCTCGGTCGAGTAGAACACGTGCAGCGAAGGCTGTGACTGCTGGTGCTAAGGCTATTGAAGAGAGAGAGATTAACATTAATGGTGATACTGAAAATTCTGCTTTCACAATTGAGGAAAGCCAAACAGAATCTGGTCTTGTTGAAATACCCAGAAACAGAAGAAAGAGAAATCATGTTCATTTATCACAGACAACTGTAAGTGACAGCCACAGTGAAGATCATTCAGATAGTGTCAAAAATGGTAATCTCCGGAAGAGGCAACAGAGAGTTGTTACAGCTGAACAAAGCTTTGTTGAGAAACGTTACAATCTCCGGCGATCAAAAAG GCCAGTGGCATTGGCAGCTAATGGATCCTTAGCTGAAGCTGAAAAGGGTGAGAAAAAGGAAACTGATGGTCACGTAGGTGAAGTTGTCCCATTTCCTGGCAAATCAAAACCTACCGAAAATGCTGAAATTGGTGGGGTTTCAAGAGAAGAAATCGACGTACTAGGAGCTGATGTCGTGCCCATGAGAAGCACAGGGAAAACCATTGAGGTTCCGGTGGATAGTTCTGAAAGG GCTGGAGGTACCCACAGTGATCATGATGACTTGGCAAACACCTCAGAGGCTGACATGATTTTCAGTGAGGAGGCAAATAGATCAGCTGGAGCCATGGACCACAACATCGAAGAATTAAACAGCGCAAGCTATGAGGAAGAAGATGACAATGACAGTGATGATGGTGGTGACAATGAGGTTGTTCAGCCCGGTGAAGTTTCCATTGGAAAGAAGCTCTGGACCTTTCTCACCACGTAA
- the LOC140964060 gene encoding nuclear matrix constituent protein 1-like isoform X1, protein MFSPPKFWSSTPRSVSAQKNGSISEKVPGLNSTPSNAPASTKGKAVAFVGSGGNMDEESLAERISNLENELFEYQYNLGLLLIEKKEWASKYEEIKEASIEASDAFRSEQAVHLSAMSEAEKREENLKKALGVERQCALELEKALREMRSEYAEIKFNSDSKLAEASALVASVEEKSWEVEAKFHAADTKLAEVNRKSSEIERKLFEIEAQEAALRRERLSFNSERETHMAALSKKREDLREWERKLQEAEERLADGGRLLNQREERANENDKILKQKQNDLEELQTRIEVAKSMLKSKEDDSSIRLANLAVKEKEAECIQKSLEVKEKQLLELEEKLNARERLEIQSLVDEHKAILAKKQEEYELEVEQKRKLHDERVKNKVVELEKKEAEIMHMEEKVKKREEAVEKKMEKVREKEMNYESKSKDLKERDKLLKSEVKSLEKDKEHVLAEKEALLIIKAELENLRADIEKQELRLSEEREQLKISEDERLEHAHLQSELKLEIEKCRYQSEQLMKETEELKQEKEKFEKEWEQLDEKRATVKRELEDALDKKKSLEKFRHSEEVKLNNEKQETQQYIQRELESLKLAKDNFAANMEHEKSMLAEKFHNETSELLHDFELRKRELETEVQKKQEEMESGLHEREKSFEKEMEKELDNINNLREMARREMEEMKMERLGMDKEKLDISQIKKHVESQQFEMKKDVEELVDLSKKLKDQREHFLKERERFITFVQEQKSCNICGEIIREFLLSDLHPLSEFKNLEAPQLPRVTENYLETGEGTFERINDGSPHILVNSGSHVAGGSGAMSWLRKCTSKIFKLSPGKKLELDYEPNAQGSSMLYGKQIDVSSPETLPSNESGPKPSPQDASDSFDVQIIESDSGIREVEAVQAPSVDQNSGLKARRQRGKGGKPRSSRTRAAKAVTAGAKAIEEREININGDTENSAFTIEESQTESGLVEIPRNRRKRNHVHLSQTTVSDSHSEDHSDSVKNGNLRKRQQRVVTAEQSFVEKRYNLRRSKRPVALAANGSLAEAEKGEKKETDGHVGEVVPFPGKSKPTENAEIGGVSREEIDVLGADVVPMRSTGKTIEVPVDSSERFMKAGGTHSDHDDLANTSEADMIFSEEANRSAGAMDHNIEELNSASYEEEDDNDSDDGGDNEVVQPGEVSIGKKLWTFLTT, encoded by the exons ATGTTTTCCCCGCCGAAGTTCTGGTCGTCTACGCCAAGGAGCGTGTCGGCTCAAAAGAACGGGTCTATTTCTGAGAAGGTTCCGGGCTTGAACTCTACCCCGAGCAATGCTCCGGCATCAACCAAAGGCAAAGCCGTTGCTTTTGTTGGGAGCGGCGGTAACATGGACGAAGAATCGTTGGCTGAGAGGATATCCAACTTGGAGAATGAG CTTTTTGAGTATCAGTACAATCTTGGGCTTCTTTTGATTGAGAAAAAGGAGTGGGCTTCAAAGTATGAAGAAATTAAAGAAGCTTCAATCGAGGCATCTGATGCTTTCAGAAGTGAACAAGCTGTTCATTTGAGTGCAATGTCTGAAGCTGAGAAACGGGAAGAGAATTTGAAGAAGGCGTTGGGTGTTGAAAGACAGTGCGCACTCGAA CTCGAGAAAGCTTTGCGAGAAATGCGCTCAGAATATGCTGAAATTAAGTTTAATTCTGATTCTAAACTAGCCGAGGCAAGTGCATTAGTTGCCAGTGTTGAAGAAAAATCATGGGAGGTTGAAGCAAAATTCCATGCAGCTGATACCAAACTTGCTGAAGTGAACCGGAAAAGTTCTGAAATTGAGAGGAAGTTATTTGAGATTGAGGCTCAAGAAGCTGCGCTTCGAAGAGAACGGCTCTCCTTTAACTCAGA GCGCGAAACACATATGGCTGCTTTGTCAAAAAAGAGGGAAGACTTGAGGGAGTGGGAACGTAAATTACAGGAAGCTGAAGAGAGACTAGCTGATGGTGGAAGATTACTGAATCAAAGGGAGGAGAGGGCAAACGAGAATGATAAGATCCTGAAGCAAAAACAGAATGACCTTGAAGAGCTGCAAACGAGGATTGAGGTGGCCAAGTCAATGTTGAAGAGCAAAGAAGATGATTCAAGCATCAGACTAGCAAACCTAGCTGTCAAGGAAAAG GAAGCTGAATGTATTCAGAAGAGCTTAGAGGTGAAAGAAAAACAGTTACTTGAATTGGAAGAAAAGTTAAATGCAAGAGAAAGA TTGGAAATTCAGAGTTTGGTGGATGAACACAAAGCCATACTTGCTAAAAAGCAAGAGGAATACGAGCTGGAGGTGGAGCAGAAGAGAAAACTTCATGATGAACGAGTAAAAAATAAGGTAGTTGAATTGGAGAAAAAAGAAGCCGAAATTATGCATATGGAAGAGAAAGTGAAGAAAAGAGAAGAGGCGGTTGAAAAGAAGATGGAGAAAGTGAGGGAGAAGGAAATGAATTATGAATCAAAGTCCAAAGATTTAAAGGAAAGAGATAAGCTGCTTAAAAGCGAAGTGAAAAGCTTGGAGAAGGATAAGGAACACGTGCTTGCTGAAAAGGAAGCCCTGCTCATTATAAAGGCTGAGCTTGAAAATCTTAGGGCTGACATCGAAAAACAGGAGTTAAGATTAAGCGAAGAGAGAGAACAGCTAAAGATATCAGAAGATGAAAGGTTAGAACATGCCCATCTGCAATCCGAATTGAAACTGGAGATAGAGAAATGTAGATACCAAAGTGAACAACTGATGAAGGAAACTGAAGAGTTGaagcaagaaaaagaaaaattcgaGAAAGAATGGGAACAGCTGGATGAAAAAAGAGCCACTGTTAAGAGAGAACTTGAAGATGCTCTTGATAAgaaaaaaagtttagaaaaaTTTAGGCATTCTGAAGAGGTAAAATTAAACAATGAGAAGCAGGAAACACAACAATATATACAGAGGGAATTGGAATCTCTAAAATTGGCAAAAGATAATTTTGCTGCTAACATGGAGCATGAAAAGTCGATGTTGGCAGAAAAATTTCACAATGAAACGAGTGAACTGCTTCATGATTTTGAACTGCGGAAACGTGAACTTGAAACTGAAGTACAGAAGAAGCAGGAGGAGATGGAGAGTGGTTTGCATGAGAGAGAAAAATCATTTGAGAAAGAAATGGAGAAGGAACTCGACAATATTAACAACTTGAGGGAAATGGCCAGAAGAGAAATGGAAGAGATGAAGATGGAAAGACTTGGGATGGATAAAGAAAAACTGGATATTTCACAGATTAAGAAGCACGTAGAATCACAACAGTTTGAGATGAAAAAAGACGTTGAGGAGCTTGTTGACCTGAGTAAGAAATTGAAGGATCAGAGGGAACACTTTCTCAAGGAAAGAGAACGCTTCATTACATTTGTCCAGGAACAGAAAAGCTGCAACATTTGTGGGGAGATAATTCGTGAGTTCTTGCTATCTGATCTCCACCCACTGTCCGAATTTAAAAACCTTGAGGCTCCTCAACTGCCCAGAGTAACAGAGAATTATCTGGAGACGGGTGAAGGCACTTTTGAGAGGATTAATGATGGATCACCCCATATTTTAGTTAATTCTGGATCTCATGTTGCTGGTGGGAGTGGAGCCATGTCTTGGTTGCGAAAATGTACCTCAAAGATATTTAAGTTGTCTCCTGGAAAGAAACTTGAACTTGATTATGAACCTAATGCCCAAGGGTCATCCATGCTCTATGGGAAGCAAATTGATGTGTCCTCACCGGAGACATTGCCAAGCAATGAAAGTGGTCCCAAGCCATCCCCGCAAGACGCAAGTGATTCTTTTGATGTCCAAATAATAGAATCTGATAGTGGCATTAGGGAAGTGGAAGCTGTTCAAGCTCCATCAGTTGATCAAAATTCTGGTTTGAAGGCTCGACGTCAACGTGGTAAGGGAGGCAAGCCTCGGTCGAGTAGAACACGTGCAGCGAAGGCTGTGACTGCTGGTGCTAAGGCTATTGAAGAGAGAGAGATTAACATTAATGGTGATACTGAAAATTCTGCTTTCACAATTGAGGAAAGCCAAACAGAATCTGGTCTTGTTGAAATACCCAGAAACAGAAGAAAGAGAAATCATGTTCATTTATCACAGACAACTGTAAGTGACAGCCACAGTGAAGATCATTCAGATAGTGTCAAAAATGGTAATCTCCGGAAGAGGCAACAGAGAGTTGTTACAGCTGAACAAAGCTTTGTTGAGAAACGTTACAATCTCCGGCGATCAAAAAG GCCAGTGGCATTGGCAGCTAATGGATCCTTAGCTGAAGCTGAAAAGGGTGAGAAAAAGGAAACTGATGGTCACGTAGGTGAAGTTGTCCCATTTCCTGGCAAATCAAAACCTACCGAAAATGCTGAAATTGGTGGGGTTTCAAGAGAAGAAATCGACGTACTAGGAGCTGATGTCGTGCCCATGAGAAGCACAGGGAAAACCATTGAGGTTCCGGTGGATAGTTCTGAAAGG TTCATGAAGGCTGGAGGTACCCACAGTGATCATGATGACTTGGCAAACACCTCAGAGGCTGACATGATTTTCAGTGAGGAGGCAAATAGATCAGCTGGAGCCATGGACCACAACATCGAAGAATTAAACAGCGCAAGCTATGAGGAAGAAGATGACAATGACAGTGATGATGGTGGTGACAATGAGGTTGTTCAGCCCGGTGAAGTTTCCATTGGAAAGAAGCTCTGGACCTTTCTCACCACGTAA
- the LOC140964163 gene encoding transmembrane ascorbate ferrireductase 2-like → MAVPIVQFSIIPLLRTIGIGVFALILLWTVYYRGGLALVSENKDLIFNVHPLLMVTGLILLNGEAMLAYKTVSGTKSFKKLVHLSLQFLAFCCGIVGLWAAWKFHIDKGIDNFYSLHSWLGIACLFLFGVQWAAGFVTYWYPGGSRNSRATLLPWHVFFGIYIYGLAVATCTTGLLEKLTFLQTSKTITRYSTEALLVNSLGMLIIALAGFVSLGVLSPVHAVRESVD, encoded by the exons ATGGCAGTTCCGATTGTTCAGTTCTCGATCATCCCACTGCTGAGGACAATCGGAATTGGAGTTTTCGCATTGATACTACTATGGACTGTGTATTACAGAGGTGGATTAGCGCTTGTATCCGAAAACAAAGATCTCATTTTTAAC GTTCATCCTCTTTTGATGGTGACTGGCCTCATTCTTCTTAATGGTGAAG CAATGCTAGCCTATAAGACTGTTTCAGGAACAAAAAGTTTCAAAAAACTGGTTCATCTTTCTCTGCAATTCTTGGCGTTCTGTTGCGGCATCGTTGGATTATGGGCCGCTTGGAAGTTTCACATTGACAAAGGAATTGATAATTTCTACAGCCTCCACTCGTGGCTGGGCATAGCATGTCTTTTCTTGTTCGGAGTTCAG TGGGCTGCCGGATTTGTTACATATTGGTATCCTGGTGGTTCAAGAAATAGTCGAGCTACCCTTTTACCTTGGCATGTTTTTTTTGGCATATATATCTACGGTCTGGCTGTGGCGACATGCACAACTGGTCTCTTAGAGAAACTAACGTTTCTTCAAACAAGCAAGACAATAACACGGTACTCAACTGAGGCATTGCTGGTAAATTCTTTGGGAATGTTGATTATTGCTTTGGCTGGCTTCGTGAGTCTTGGAGTACTCTCTCCCGTGCATGCGGTTAGGGAGTCAGTAGATTAG